Genomic window (Rosa chinensis cultivar Old Blush chromosome 6, RchiOBHm-V2, whole genome shotgun sequence):
tgtatttatttttttaatcatattttacatatatttcttcactttattggggatatatcctaaaattcttcactttaaaaacctattatattttacatatcctaaaattcttcgctttattggagatatatcacaaatatcgtagaccagcgagcgactttttaaccacctagagtattttttttgtttttataaacctattataacttgttgtgtataggttgaagacaaaatcataaaataataataataataataagcgaagaaatagagaaaaaaaaaaggaaagagatttatatatatatatatatatataatttggagCTCAAAATTACCATTTTGCCCCCTAAAAGGGGCCCACATAATagatttaacgtccaatttggacacggctgatgaatttggagagtacaagggtgttactgattaaattgaaacttaagggactaacatgatgacgaccaTATGGAATTTGTGATGTTAATTATGCCTCGACTCCAAGTACCGTACCCCTGACCTTAACTAAACTAGCCTGcagactgggcatttgaaactgaagggtCTAGGGGAAAGTATTTAAAAcgcgttagtgtgagtggacaaaaataaataaacaaaataatttaaataaGGTAAACATTAATACTTTTCCACATATTTAAACTTATAaaaatctcgatgcatgcaacattagAAAACATATTTCTATAAACTCGAAATCTTGTAAAAACACACCAGCCCACTGGTTAAGTGAAAACGTAAAGTATGGGGAAGATCATATCATCATACAACAAAGGAGCCTCCCAGGTTCGGCTCGGAGTCTCCCAGGCTCTATCCATGACTTcgacccacaaacacaaagtaagtgagtaAGAGCCTCTTGTACCTGAAGGAAAACCTTAGAAAATCAGTAAATCTATAACTCCataaaatccataaagcttccccaaaatctcGCAAATAAAATCAtgagtacgattcccaaccataCTCGGATAATCTTAAGATAATTCAAataaatcaacagcgtgtcccacacgtcaATATATTATCAAATCAATCAATGAGCAAATAAGCGAGATTAAAAATAAGTTCATGATTCCAAATGATAACCATTTCTTGGAGATAAATCATCAAAAGCTCAAAGTCAAACAATGGTAAGGCAAAATCTTTCCTGAAAGTCAACACTGAAAGAAATCACAATTAAATCTCCAAAAACATCATTGAAAGCAAAACCACtagataaatcgaaatcaaattctGAAATCGAATCATATGCTCAAATCCTAATCCAAAACCAAACAATATCCGAAACCAAATACTAGGCTCGATAAATGAAACGATAAATGAATAAATCATTAATTCAGCAATAATTGCAAGCATAATTTAAAatcaaagtccactcacaatacaACGTCAGCAGTCATGTAAAAGATTTTCTCATCGAGTAGTGGCTCGGTACGTTGTCCTATACACAACAATACGTCTTAAATAACCAAACGGAAAGTctgaaataaattcaaaataaataaaccaaAAACTCACTATCTTTGACCCTCCGAAACCTACAAGTTCCAAAACTCCTTGGAATCAAACCAAACTTCCTCAACAACATCGTTTCATCAATTCTAAAATTCTAGAACAAAAACGAAGGAAATCCAACGGTCAGACTTCCATAAGTCAACATCCGAAATTCCAAACTCCGGAAATCTCCGATCGATACCCAAACTTTTCTGAAATCTACCAAAATCACACACACAAACTCTACAAACTTTATGTTCAACCCAACTAGCAATACTAGATGGCTAGAAACGGCCCCACACGCCACCCCATACACCACCATCTCTGACCTCGAATTGGGTCACACCACCCATGCCATTCGAATCATCACAACATGCTCAACCATTTCTTAAACTACCATTGCCaaaatttacctcgaaagctgGAGAAACCCTAGAAATCCCAAATTTGCTTATGATCGTCGATTCTTCTGTCTCTAAGCAAATTGAAGCTGGTAGCTGGGTGGGTTCAAACGATGAAGGGGAGAGCTTCAAGATGTGGGTGGTGGCGCAGTCTGAGTAGGCTGGATTCCGGTGAACTTACCTGAAGAAGAAAACAGGTCGGCTGCAAACGTTTCGAGCTTTGATTCTTCTTCCTCCGGTTGAATCGAGATGAAAGGTGGGCACCAAGAGAACCAGCGTGAAGAGATCTCCAAGATCTAGTTGATTCATGTTCGGAAGACGCCAATCGAATTGGGTCGAGCATACTCCGGCCGAACACCCATTATTGCTTCGATTTTCTTCACTCCAGCTAAATCTCCACAAACCACCGCCAAGGATCTGAAGACGACGAGGAGGTGGTCATTTTCTGACCGGTGCAGCGGCTTGGGGTGGCCAGATGGCGGAGAACCCGCCGGGTTTCCGGTTTTAGGTCGGGTGGAGTCTTCTGGGTTATGGGGAGTGAGAATCTCGGCTGAGCCTCTGGGTatgtttccgaaaatggaactTACCGAAAGTGAATGGCTATTTATAGTAATATTCCCAAAACAATAACTTTAGTTTTCTGAGCATAACATTAGCACAAGAACTCCGATTTGAGCCTACCATGTGTTCACGAACTCGGTTtgatgtcctctacaacttttgtgaaggaaattttctcaagaacaaaataaaaagtcaacttttggtCAACGAAAAGTACCAAAAcgaagtaaaaagtgaaagtaattgtcgtttactgtctaaatgactagtaaatggCCGGATAAATTGAGGTACAGGACGTAACATATTATCCCcccctttattgccccccactaaacctgtattgggggcaataaaaggtTATGAAACCTCGTCAGAGGttcccaaagaggtcgtcggataTCTCATAGGGGGCCGGagatgtttattgccccccaatagacctttattgcacCCCAATAAACCTTTTGGTCTCCAGAATAGGAACTAGACTCccaaaaattagataaataaaactttaattaaggaaaaaaatgagaaaattacatcaattcaaaacatttattgccctcccctcaatagaactttattgccccccaatatatatttaatagacctttattggcccccaataaaacattttttttccatGTTTTCTTTCCTTCTAGGCCTTCTGCTGCAAAACTGAAGTAGCACCATTTTGATTTGCAACGAAAAAGCTCCatccaaattttaaaaaaataaaaaatttaaatcaaaCAGAAGGCACAATTAGCTTCATCTTCTTGAAAGAAATGGCATCTGTGCAATAATTGTCACCTCCGCCCAAAACTCGGCGTCGCCACCGGCCACGTGTTTCAAACACTTGACCGCCACCACCCTCTGATCCATCAGCTTTCCTTTGTAAACATCCCCAAACCCACCTTTCCTGATCAGATTCTAAAAGTTTTTAGTGGCTGTTTTCAACTCGGTGTATGAAAACCTCTTGGGCCGGCCGACGGGAAGAAACTCAAGCCCAAGTGTCCAAGCCATATCTCTGTACTTGATATACTTCTTGATGAAAGCCCAGAAGAACAACACCTTGAAGACACCACGTCGACTCTCATCGATGCCTGGGGCTACCGTTAATCACCTCGAGCTCAACCGCAGTAATCTCCGCCTGGCAGGAGGTCGCCGACACCAAGAAGAGGCACCGTACGGATGTGCAGTGCAAGAATCgaattgatgagagagagagagagagagagagagagagagagagagagagtgtgtgtgtgtgtgtgtcacgccccgaatttcgaatagggaaattcaaatccaaaacaTGATAACCTAACAAGCCCAAAAGAACACTaagaaattttttcatttaaactaagcaacaaaacaaatcgagctcacaatgtcaataccgactcgttctttagagtcatatattacattacaaaagagtttacaaattaaactgaataacaaTTTGATGAGTAAACACACCTAtcacactcactacacagcgaaAGAATAAAACAGAAGTACACTTCTATGTCCACGCTATGACAGCAACAAGACCTCAGCTTCGATGAAGGTTCCTCGTTACTCTGACCTGCAGCAtaaccctacaccatggaagAGTACACTGGGTTGAAACAACAAccctggtaagcttttgcaagctcgtgtgagtaaaatCAAATAACCACAACAAACACCTTTTTGACTGAAGGAAAATAAATCAACACAATGATCATTTCCAAAATCAAGATAAtttctttttaaggaaaacacAAGTCACCAccgtgacatagaaaatcattTGTAGATTCAACCACAGATCCAAGAAATCACTCTTCCTTCCTCTCGATAGGAAGCATTTATCACCACAATGAGTCAATGACATGATAAAATATTTCTCAACTCACTACGAGTCTCAACCACAACTGTACtcacaaattaaactaaataaaatcagtaatccctgcatagaaaattagttcaggagaccACCAAAAGCATACaatccaaaatcatagtaatccctgcatatagtttagttcaggagattacattacaATCAATaaatagaaatcatagtaatctctgcatattgtttagttcaagagattacattGAAGCCAAACAATTCAATAAAACAAGAAATCGAATAGGACAACTAAACAACTCATGCTAAAACCAAAAAATCACCCTTTCAActcaaggaaaacaactcacccCTTAATTCCTTTCAAAATTCAACCGAGGAcaacaactcacaattaaataaGAAACTCATGTCCCTCTtggacaacaaaagaaacaatgcactcgaaactctcttttaaaaatagGTACTCATGAGTCAAAATAACACAAAGTTACCCTTATGATAGTATATTTGCAAACAGAccagagctctaactgatcgtaaccactcaTCCGACCAAAGGCTAGGTCCCCGATTTACTTGCACTGAGGTTATCACTGTAACCTCCGAACCTCAGGCTTTTCATCCCTCAGAACAAAACATTTAAAGAGGTCACACAAGACAAAAAATGTTACACCAATCTCTATAAAAGATTCTCTCAGTACGAAGACCAAAATATTTAAAGAAGTCACACAAGACCCAAAATATTACACCAATCTCTATAAAAGATTCTCTCAGTATgaagaccaaaacatttaaagaggTCAAACAAGACCCAAAATATTACACCATAACTCAATACTctttcaaaacaatataaatcaaTATTCTCAAGTATATTGGTTTCCCTCAAAAATCAGGTTACAAAACCACCAATGAACACATAGCGAAATTGTACTCTTTACAATAACCGGTTTTACAAtctaaaaccaaatcaaaacaatataattAACTGCAAccaaaatattgttttcaaaacTCAATCCAATCTCACAACAATATAGAAATCAATTTAATAATCTTGTTTTCACACCTTAATACCTAGAACGAATTGACACATATAACTCTCATATATAGTAAGTCaataaaacaatcattaacatcCAAAACTCATTTAGTTCTTTAGAACATCAATTCCAACAATAGCATGATCGATATCCCAAAACATACTAATTCTACCTCACTACATAactacattaatatatatatatatatatatatatatattatatttcacgtaaatatatatatacgtagtcatccgctcatgaatactactaataccaactatagttcacaaatacaaaacctgtgaaaaaaatcatttttataataaaaacttcatatttaacttacccatgagcTGTAGATGATCAAGtttatataatttaaaacaaatatttatttccaaaAATGATTTCCCAATTTATCAAATAATTACGAATAATAAAgtaactccgttcgtaaatgaacctcgtgagatttactcacctctaaatcccgctgcgtcttcacacgccACACGAGATAAAGTTCAAAACCAACAACTTCACTCAAAACTATTTCGTCAAGCaactaatcacatacggtctcaTATCAATGCACGAAACACAAAGCGATTAAatttcgaaacccctgtttgaactaaaatccgAAAGTAATTCCAATCAAGACGAAACTTCACCCGAGACCACCCACAGTCTCCTGAACACTTCTaggatcaatatatcaaaatgacaagtcggatcctcatggatcgaaaACTAAGATAATCAAAATTACGGAAAAACCTTAACATTTCAAACGATCTCCAAATGCTACAAATCATATATCAAAACGTTTGTATTGACAAGTAAATGATAAAATGACAAACAACTATCCCAAAGGAGGCTGGACATGCATCCACAGGTCACCATAGGTTGATCCAACCGGTCAAAATGAAGAGCTTGATGAGAGAAACAACTTTCATACCTAGAGCTAAGACCGAATTGGCCTAGATCGAGCTAAAACAAGCTTAGAAATTCTCAACCATTGAACTTCAACTCATTATTCCAGCCACTACACTTTGAATTGGGTTTCAAGACTGATATGGTTGTGATCTAGaggaggaaagcttcaaaacgTGATATGTTTCAAGCCCAGCCGCCGGAATCGAAAAATCCGACCGGGTCCGCCTCCTCCAAAACGTTGGCTTCGATCTGCTGCTTTCGGTGGAAGTCGATGCCGGAGAATGACAGAAGGAGCAAGTGGAGAGGCCGGCGAGTCGATCTGGACTAGTGGTACCGTCAGAGGTCGCTAGAAGGTGGAATAAAAATCAGGTCGGGTTGACTGCTATCAGCCGGGTCGAGGGTTTTCTGGagaagagataatgaagagaatttctggaaaattccagaaattttctgaaaagggaaatctgatatttttttgggatttttttcaatttatagtaaaatttctgaaaaatgaAATAACTTCCGCtaaccataacttcttcatatgaactccgattttcacgttccacatatccacgaactcgtaacgACGCAATCTACAAcattcatgaaggaagtttttggagaaactcaatgaataaaaagtcaaccttttgacCCCTCGAAATAAAACgttttcgagtaattattcgttcGAAACACTTTCGCTCCATCCTTATTCCTTGAAATCATCCTAACAATCAACttaataatttgggctaaatacgagttactaccctgtagtttaagttcaaaatcaattcagtccctcgacttctaatttcatcaaaaacatctctgtactttcaattttgatctaaaaggtccaattcgttaatattctgttatgggttcaacttatagttggattatttgatgaaaaactttttatttgatagatttctaatagtgagacccactcctaaattgactatgcatgccacttcaacaccacatcataaaacatagaccatatatgagtcacgtcaataagttaaatgactcaattatcgGAATACTAACAAATTGTatctattatatcaaaattgaaattgcaggggtatttttgatgaaattaaaagtctagggattgaattgattttggacctaaaccatagggtagtaaccaatatttagccctaataatttctgaaaaatcattagaaattaataatgaatttccggGATATTACAAAGAGAGATCGGcgctgaggagagagagagagagagacggcgtagaggagagagagagatgagtggtAGTgattgtagtttattaattaggttgagggtaaaattgtaatttcattttaaattaggttaatgggaataaaaatctgttggtaGGATAAGTAGAATAATTTTAGCTCATTTTTGTGCTTTGGTtcagggcaaaaaaaaaaaagtatgagtTTATACCATGTAATTACAGCAATGCCCTTTTCCTTATCACCAAATTACTCATTCATATTGCAACTACCCATTCACACACTGTATGAAATACACTcccccaaattgaaaccaaattAGTAAATTACTGACAGTTCAACTCGCAATAAAttccatctctctttctctctctgtgtgGATAAGTCAGTAATAGGCATGCGTAAAGGGAAAATTATACTCTGCATAAAGAGCTGTAAACCAATGACCCTTCAGTAAGTTGCAATAACGTAGAAATCAAATTAACGTGTGGACTTGTGGTAGTTCAACTCATACAATAAATTCGATTTCAATAAATCCATCAACTTCTCCCCACCTGTCCCTCAGGACAAGTCATTAAACATGACAAGCTGTAAGCCAATGAGCCTTCAGTTTATTCACGTACATCATTAATTCACTATATAATAACCCAAACCCTTTCACCCTTTTCACAACAATCCAACATCCCAACATGAAATCCTCATCTCATTTCAAATTCCTCCAAGCTTCTATTTTGGGAATCTTAATAATGTTAACTTTCCTCCATTTGCTCTTCTACTATTCCACCCTTTCTTTGTCCTGCATTTGGCTTCTTTTCATTTCAAGTCTTTACTACTATTCCTCTCGTCCCAACCCCGTCTTCCTCCTCGACTTCTCCTGCTTCAAACCAGATTCTAACCAAAAGTGCAACTTGCAATCCTCCCAATCCTTCGTGCGCCGCACAAATCGCTTCACCAATGAAAGCGAAGAATTCATGCGTAAAATCTTCCTCAAATCCGGTCTGGGAGAAGAAACCTATGCTCCAAAGTTCGTTTTCCAATCCAACCCCGAAGCCAAGTTAGAGTCCGTCATGGATGAAGCTCAGCAAGGCATGTTCTCAGCCGTGAGCTCACTCCTTTCCAAAACGGGCATCCAGCCATCTCTCATCAACTCCTTGATCGTGACAAGTGGCAGCTTCTCTCCGGTACCCTCTCTCTCCTCGCTGATCGTCAACCGTTTTAAGCTCAAACCCGACGTAAAAACCTACAATCTAAGTGGCATGGGGTGTAGCTCTGGTGTGATATCAATCGATTTAGCTGCTAACTTACTAAAGAAGAGCAAAGAGATTGGATACGCCCTGGTGGTTATAAACGAGAGTATTAGTTTGAATTGGTATTTTGGTGATAGTCGTCCCATGCTTGTAACCAACTGCATTTTTCGGGTTGGTTCTGCTGCGGCGTTGATTACCAACGATCCAAGTTGTCGCCGAGTCGCGAAGATGGAACTCGTTCAATCTCTTCGAACTCACCACGGAGCAAGCGACCGAGCATATAAAGCTGCATTTCAAGAGGAAGATGACAAGGGCAACCTCGGTTTTGCTCTGACCAAAGATTTGATTCCAGTTGCAGGGGCCTATTTACGTGAGCACATCAAGATTCTGGCTCCccgagttctaccactgaatcAACTTGCTATGTACGCCTACTCGGTCATTTGTTCTGCAGCAACATCGGGGAAGAACAGCAAGTTCAAACCAATATTCGTTCCGGATTTCACCACTGCTTTTGACCATTTTTGTATCCATACCGGTGGGAAAGCGGTGATCGAGCAGGTGGGGAGGGTTCTGCGACTGAGTGACGTGTTGACTGAACCGGCTCGGATGAGTTTGCACCGATTTGGGAACACTTCCAGTAGTCTAGTGTTCTATGAGTTGGCTTATTTTGAAGCCAAACGGAGAATTAAAAAAGGAGATAGGGTGTGGATGTTGGCGTTTGGGACTGGTTTTAAGGTTGGGAGTCTTGTTTGGAAGTCACTTTCGGATTTAGGTCAACAGAGTGACAATCCATGGGATGATTGCATTCATAACTACCCATTAAAGTAATAGTAAAGTTTGAACTTTCTTACTGCTCAAAAGAAGTGGGGATTTTCGTGCTGCGTTATTTTAGTAAGGGATTTACTTTTTGTAGTTCTGATTTTAGAGATCACTCAATGAATTACAAGAGCTGGCCTTATCTATCTGTTTTAATATACATTAATCGAACGGATCGATATGTAAAATATAATCGTGCACAAAAAGAACGGATTCTTTACTCAATTCAAAGTGATTAAACAGAATTCCATACTCAACGTCATAGATACATATATAATTCGACCTGTACAAAGCCATATTCGATGAAAGTCGTAAACAAAACAACCGGCTAGACTTCTCTTAGGGTTAGGATTTTGGCCGGCTAAACTTTTATTCAGACTTGCACCAAGGTTGTCATTTACTTTTATTGATGGCCGGGAGGCAGTTGACATGAGCATGGTGCTGGGAAGTACCTCCATGGACTATGGTGTCGGGGCAGGCTGTATCTTTCAGGCGGCTCCAACTAAAGCCAAGTTCATGAACTTTTTCGCCATAATATCAGATCTTCCGACTCACTTTCCTTCGGTTCATCTTCACTGAATCACTTCACGTTCGCAATGTCTAGGAACGTGTCTATATGTTTATAATTGATAAGACTGCTAGTATGTATATAATCAATTATATACATATAGACATACTGTCAGAGGCTCAGAGCAATGCAGTGCAGCGGTTGTAGTTGAGGTAATAAAGCTCAATAACTTTCTTTCTGCACGTAGTGGATCTTGCGCCACCAACTGAATAATAGTTTTGCTGTCCTTTGAATTTTGAAGCCAAAGATATTAATGAAATGGGTAAacaaatgaagaataagaaaCCAGTCCACCTACTCAGTCTCTGCATACATTAATAAAGTTAATACGCAACTTGATGTTTTAAAGATGTAAGTAGTCATGTAGTTGTCGTGCCTTCAATCAGTTCAATGTAGTCACTATGCATGTTAGACGACAGACTCGGTCTTAACTATGGTAGGCAAAGAAGATCTTCATCCAACTGATTTCAtcattgtttgagcccaaaaataattttggcaaaatcctttagtggaaTTAGCGTAGAAGGCAGGCCCAAAAATAAATCTACTGGAAATTGGGTTACAGCTTTGCCCATTCCGaaacccataaggaaaacgagcccttattggagtcaagtagcggaggttgaataggaaactgcaatcaataatccttctatggcaaggaacggtataaataccaggtttcaaggacaaaacaaggacaactctcaaatcaatcaatccctcgAATTATCAAGTCTCCccagagcaaaccttcaacctcgttgaaatccggcgaccgtgcttccagtcctagtctctccaagagcggactattagtgctactgccactgccaccgatactaccagcgaagtaagggtaacgccctcgcaacccccgcgaagctaaagtcacgctttagcaaaccctgtgctttctccaaa
Coding sequences:
- the LOC112171233 gene encoding 3-ketoacyl-CoA synthase 17 translates to MLTFLHLLFYYSTLSLSCIWLLFISSLYYYSSRPNPVFLLDFSCFKPDSNQKCNLQSSQSFVRRTNRFTNESEEFMRKIFLKSGLGEETYAPKFVFQSNPEAKLESVMDEAQQGMFSAVSSLLSKTGIQPSLINSLIVTSGSFSPVPSLSSLIVNRFKLKPDVKTYNLSGMGCSSGVISIDLAANLLKKSKEIGYALVVINESISLNWYFGDSRPMLVTNCIFRVGSAAALITNDPSCRRVAKMELVQSLRTHHGASDRAYKAAFQEEDDKGNLGFALTKDLIPVAGAYLREHIKILAPRVLPLNQLAMYAYSVICSAATSGKNSKFKPIFVPDFTTAFDHFCIHTGGKAVIEQVGRVLRLSDVLTEPARMSLHRFGNTSSSLVFYELAYFEAKRRIKKGDRVWMLAFGTGFKVGSLVWKSLSDLGQQSDNPWDDCIHNYPLK